In Nematostella vectensis chromosome 2, jaNemVect1.1, whole genome shotgun sequence, one genomic interval encodes:
- the LOC116604541 gene encoding 5'-3' exoribonuclease 2, giving the protein MGVPAFFRWLSRKYASIVVHCVEEKAKEVDGVKFPVDASQPNPNDYEFDNLYLDMNGIIHPCCHPENKPAPKNEDEMMVAIFEYIDRIFSIVRPRKLLYMAIDGVAPRAKMNQQRSRRFRASKETREKAEEISKIRSDLTAKGARLPPEKEKTEHFDSNCITPGTEFMDNLSISLRYYIADRLNTDPGWRNIKVILSDANVPGEGEHKIMDYIRKQRASPGHDPNTRHCLNGADADLIMLGLATHEPHFTIIREEFKPGQKRPCDICGQVGHMMDECTGLPKQKEGEFDELTKPVSQEVEFIFIRLNVLREYLERELEMQSLPFPYSFERCLDDWVFMCFFVGNDFLPHLPSLEIREGAIDRLVKFYKNVVPRCGGYITENGYVDLNKVQLVLSELGYVEDEIFKKRQQDNIAYKKRLKANKERERIQKMRDSPMWVPGGQFSPHLLGAGIPGAVTSPRQQAADMRRQGMAGGQARDNHSAAADLRAMLTKPDDPKQGSSAGAITPEQGIKRKADDDDDDPPDNIRLWEDGWKGRYYSNKFGVSESDEGFDDFRKNVADAYVEGLCWVLRYYYQGCPSWKWYYPYHYAPFASDFRDLGHLKDEFERGTKPFKPLEQLMGVFPAASGKFLPPTWRELMSHPESPIIDFYPVDFEIDLNGKKFAWQGVALLPFVDEKRLLNALAKVYPDISEDERKRNSLGKDRLFAREGHPAFDFFKGLYEGPTEPVDLVTDLTQGMSGKVEPEKDAHAILPHKIIPSPVTNLRDLRDNRAIGVLYEDPHFSDDYVYKTTVLPNAEFPPRVLKPGDQGRDKPWRPVIGMNHDRRSYASIAPAGHRMVGFHTSDRQQGPPSLMGMPPSQFGRGGYGGGSYEPRQNSYRSGGGHNHDNRRASYGNDYYGNRGGFGGAGGYGNSNYRNSNYGGGGYGNTGSHQQAPNQYSAQGYRGNQSRDPRGNQQRDDRRNSYPLSNYRYRPY; this is encoded by the exons ATGGGCGTCCCAGCCTTCTTTAGATGGCTTTCTCGAAAGTATGCCTCCATAGTGGTCCATTGTGTGGAGGAAAAG GCAAAGGAGGTCGATGGTGTGAAATTCCCTGTTGATGCAAGCCAACCTAATCCTAATGACTACGAGTTTGACAACTTGTACCTTGATATGAATGGCATCATCCATCCATGTTGTCACCCAGAAAACAA accAGCCCCCAAGAACGAGGATGAGATGATGGTCGCTATCTTTGAGTATATTGACAGGATCTTCTCTATCGTTCGACCAAGAAAACTATTATACATGGCAATTGATGGTGTG GCTCCAAGAGCAAAGATGAACCAGCAGCGATCTCGTCGGTTCAGGGCTTCTAAGGAAACAAG GGAGAAAGCTGAAGAGATTAGTAAGATCAGAAGTGACTTAACTGCAAAAG GAGCTAGACTTCCACCAGAAAAGGAGAAAACTGAGCACTTTGACAGTAATTGCATCACTCCT GGTACTGAGTTTATGGATAACCTGTCCATCAGTCTGCGCTATTACATTGCCGATCGACTCAACACTGATCCTGGGTGGAGGAATATCAAG gttataTTGTCTGATGCAAATGTCCCAGGGGAGGGGGAACACAAGATTATGGACTACATCAGAAAACAGAGAG CAAGTCCAGGTCATGACCCTAATACCAGACACTGTCTAAATGGAGCTGACG cTGATCTCATAATGCTGG GTCTTGCCACCCATGAACCACACTTCACAATTATCAGAGAAGAGTTCAAACCGGGACAGAAACGACCATGCGACATCTGTGGGCAAGTTG GACATATGATGGATGAGTGCACAGGTCTTCCTAAGCAAAAGGAAGGAGAG tttgATGAGCTAACAAAACCTGTTAGTCAAGAAGTGGAATTTATCTTTATAAGACTTAATGTTCTAAGAGAG TATCTGGAGAGAGAGCTTGAGATGCAAAGTCTTCCATTCCCTTATAGTTTTGAG CGTTGCTTAGATGATTGGGTATTTATGTGTTTCTTTGTTGGCAATGACTTTTTGCCACATCTACCTTCGTTAGAAATCAG AGAGGGAGCTATTGACAGGTTGGTCAAGTTCTACAAAAATGTTGTCCCCCGGTGTGGA GGTTACATCACTGAAAATGGATATGTTGatttaaataaagtccagctTGTTCTTTCAG AGCTTGGCTATGTTGAGGATGAAATTTTCAAAAAACGCCAACAGGATAAT ATTGCTTACAAGAAACGCTTGAAGGCAAACAAAGAACGAGAGCGCATACAGAAAATG CGTGACAGCCCCATGTGGGTACCAGGTGGTCAGTTCAGTCCGCATCTACTTGGTGCTGGTATACCAGGCGCTGTAACCTCCCCTAGACAGCAGGCGGCAGATATGAGAAGACAGGGAATGGCTGGAGGGCAAGCCAGGGATAATCAT aGTGCGGCGGCTGACTTGAGGGCTATGCTGACAAAACCTGATGACCCCAAGCAG GGTTCAAGTGCTGGTGCAATCACTCCAGAACAAGGCATCAAGAGGAaagctgatgatgatgacgatgacccACCAGATAACATAAG GCTATGGGAGGATGGCTGGAAGGGTAGGTACTACTCTAACAAGTTTGGAGTTAGTGAGTCAGATGAGGGGTTTGATGACTTCAGGAAGAATGTG gCAGATGCATACGTTGAAGGGTTGTGTTGGGTATTGAGGTATTATTACCAGGGCTGCCCGTCCTGGAAGTGGTACTACCCATACCATTACGCACCTTTTGCTTCGGATTTCCGTGACCTTGGCCACCTAAAGGATGAGTTTGAGCGTGGTACTAAACCG TTCAAACCTCTGGAGCAGCTAATGGGTGTGTTCCCTGCTGCAAGTGGTAAATTCCTCCCTCCCACATGGCGAGAGCTTATGAGCCATCCT GAGTCGCCGATCATAGATTTTTACCCAGTTGACTTCGAGATTGACCTTAATGGCAAGAAGTTTGCCTGGCAAG GTGTGGCACTGTTGCCGTTTGTAGATGAGAAGAGGCTTCTTAATGCACTCGCCAAAGTTTACCCTGATATATCTGAAGATGAAC gtaAGCGTAACTCTCTCGGCAAGGATCGCCTCTTTGCAAGGGAAGGCCACCCTGCATTTGATTTCTTCAAAGGGCTTTATGAAGGCCCCACCGAG CCTGTAGATCTCGTTACGGATCTCACGCAAGGAATGTCCGGGAAGGTAGAACCGGAGAAAGATGCGCACGCCATTTTACCTCACAA GATCATTCCTTCACCAGTGACAAACCTCCGGGATCTGCGCGACAACAGAGCTATTGG AGTGCTGTATGAAGACCCACATTTTTCAGACGATTACGTCTACAAAACGACAGTTCTACCAAATGCCGA ATTCCCGCCACGAGTTCTAAAGCCCGGGGACCAAGGACGAGACAAGCCATGGAGGCCTGTGATCGGCATGAACCACGACAGACGATCGTACGCATCCATAGCTCCCGCAGGGCACCGTATGGTCGG CTTCCACACCAGTGATAGACAGCAGGGGCCGCCGAGCCTCATGGGAATGCCTCCTTCCCAGTTCGGAAGAGGGGGGTATGGAGGTGGTAGCTACGAGCCACGTCAGAACAGTTACAGGAGCGGGGGCGGGCATAACCATGACAACCGGCGCGCAAGTTATGGCAACGATTACTATGGTAACAGGGGTGGATTCGGCGGCGCCGGTGGCTATGGCAACAGTAACTATAGAAATAGTAactatggtggtggtggctaTGGTAACACGGGCTCACACCAGCAGGCTCCAAATCAGTACTCTGCGCAAGGTTACCGTGGCAACCAGTCACGTGATCCTCGGGGAAATCAACAGCGGGAC